The Microlunatus soli genome contains the following window.
CACCCGCCCGCCGACGCTCCGCAAGCCGCTGTGAGCATCCTCGGTCGGCGTCGCGCCCTGACGTCGGCTCGGGCCTGACGTCGGCCCGGACCTGGCCTCGGCTCGGCCCGGAAAGAGAGCCGGAATACTTCGGCTCGACTCCGGGATTCGTATCCGGGCAGGTTATGTCCACGCGATCCCTGATCGCTGGAGCTTCCTTCCAGATTTGTCCCGCTATTGCCCGACGTCGGTCATCCGATAGGCAAAACACGAGAGGCGCCGCGATCCGTAGGGATCTGGCGCCTCTCGGTGTGGACGGGAACGAGCTCGGGGGTTCACGTCCCCGTCCATGGCTGCTACTCAACCAGTCGGGCGGGGTCGCGGGCAACTCATCGCCGCCGTTGAGACCATTCCGTAATATGCAACCACGTTGGCTGTAGGACAAGTCGGCCGATATTAAATCCGCCCACTTGAATTGGCCCATTACGGCCAGCTACTCACGGCAATTTTGGCCCGGCCGTGAAGGATTCGGTGTCGAACTCTGCCGATTCACCCCTTCAGGCCCGAGCCGGCGACGCCTTCGACGATCTGACGCTGGAAGATCAGGAACAAGATCACCAGCGGCAACGCCCCGAGGATCGACGACGCCTGGATGTCGCTCAGTCGCTGCCCGTACGATCCCTGCACGGTCGCCAGCCCGACCGGGATGGTCATCAGCTTGGGGTTGGACAGCACGAACAAGGGCAGGATCAGGTTGTTCCAGGTGCCGACGAAGGTGACGATCGACATCGCCGCGATCACCGGCCGGGACAGCGGCAGGATGATCGACACGAAGCTGCGCCAGAAGCCTGCGCCGTCGATCCGGGCGGATTCCTCGAAGTCACGCGGAATGCCGTCGAAGAACTGCTTGAACACGAAGACCGCGATCACCGTCGGGATCTGCGGCAGGATCACCGCCCAGTAGGTGTTCAGCAGGCCGACGACGTTCAGCTCCTGGAAGATCGGCACGATCAACACCTGGCCGGGGACCAGGATCCCGCCGATCATCAACAGCATGACCAGGTTGCGGCCGCGGAAACGCATCCGCGACAGCGCGTAGGCAGCCATCGCCGCGAACAGCACGGCGAAGACCACCGTCAGGATCGAGGTGATGAAGCTGGCCAGATACCAGTTCCACAGATCACCACCGGACAGCAGGGTGAAGTAGGAGCCGAAGGTCAGGTTCCAGTCCTTCAGGATCGGACCGGCACCGATCGCGGAGGTGGCGTTGGAGGTCAGCGACGTCTTGATCGCCCACAGACTGGGCAGCAACCAGAGCACCGCGAAGACGATCAGGACGATCCAGGAGACGACGGTGAAGATCTTCCCGGCGCTGCTCTTCTTGCCGGCCTGGGTGATCCGAGCCGGCGGTGCCGCGGCGGAGACGCCGTTGTTGGGCCGGCGGCGGCCGGTGACGACCTCGGGAATCGCGTTCTCAGTCATCTCAGGCGGCCCTCCGTTGCTGGATCATCTCGACGACCTGTCGGAGCACCGTGACCAGCAGGATCACGATGAACAGCAGCACCGAGGCCGCCGACGCGGCACCGATCCGATAGTCGGTGAAGGCGGTGTTGGTGACCAGTCCGAGCAGCACCTGGGTATCGATGCCCGGGCCACCCTGCGTCATCAGGTAGACCTGATCGAAGATCTTCATGCTGGCCACGATCTGCAGCAGGATCACCAGCGTTGTCGTCCTGCTGAGCAACGGGATCGTGATCGATCGGATCTGCTGCCACTCGGTCGCTCCGTCGACCGCCGCAGCCTCGTACAGCTCCCGCGGGATGTCCTGCAGTCCGGCCAGGTAGAGCACGAAGTTGAAGCCGATCGTCCACCACACGGTGGTGATCGCGATCCCGATCATGGCCAGCTTCGGCGTCCCCAGGACCGGCAGCGGATCGGTATCGCCGAGCAGGGTCTGGAAGGAGTTCCACAATCCGGTCGCCGGGGTGAAGATGAAATTCCAGATCAGCGCGATCGCGGCCGACGGCAGGATGAACGGGACGAAGAACGCCAGCCGGAAGATCGCCTGCCCGCGGCGGACCCGGTTGGCCAGGACGGCGAACACGAACGCCAGGATCACCAACGGCGGCACCGTGTAGATCGTGAATTGGATCGTGTGCCACAGGGCCGACCAGAACTCCGGCTTGGTCAACATCTCCTGATAGTTCGCCAGGCCGGCGAAGCTGCCGAACCCGTTCTTCACCATCGTGGTGTTGAAGAAGCTGGTGATGATCATGTAGATCACCGGCCAGATCAGGAAGATCACGTACAGGATGCCGAACGGCGCCAGGAACAACCACGCACTCCGGGTCATCCCCGGCAGCGTCCCTCCGGCTCCGCGCCGGGTCCGCCCGGCCGACGGCGCCACCACACCGGTGGTCTCGATCTGAGCGGTCACAGCGGATTCTCCGTCTTGGCGTAGGTGAGCAGCTGGGAGCGGGCTGCGGCCAGGGCGGCCTTCGGTGTCGCCAGGCCCTGCTGGACAAGGCCGATCTGAGCACCGACGACGTTCTCGAAGTTGGAGCCGGACCCCGAATACCAGGCGGGCGCGTCGTAGACGGCGTAGTCGGCCGCCGACGCGTAGTCGGACTGCGGGGTGAGCTTCTTGTACGCCGCACTGTTCAGGGTCGGCAGGTAGGCCGGAATGTGGCCGCCCTCGGCCCAGGTCATGCTCTGGTCGAGCAGCGACTTGATGAAGCCCATCGCCCGCCGGACCTGCGCATCGGTACGGTCCATCTTCGGTAACACCAGGGTGTGCGAATCGGCCTGCTCGGCAGGTTTGTCGTACAGCGTCGGGATCGGCACCATCCCGAATTTCAGTCCCTTGACGGCCTGCGCCGTGCTGATCTCCCACTCGCCCTGCATGTAGAAGGCCGACTGGCCGGTGAACATCATCGTCTGCGACCCGGCATAGTCGGCGGTGGCCGGCATCAGCCCCGACTTCGTCAGCTTCCGGAGGTAGTCCAGCGTGTCGAGTACCAACTCCTCGTTGTAGGTCAGCTCCTGCCCGCCGTCACCGAGCCACTCGGTGGCGCCGTCCCGTTGGCTGTACAGGGTCTGGAACCAGCGCCAACTCGTT
Protein-coding sequences here:
- a CDS encoding carbohydrate ABC transporter permease; this encodes MTENAIPEVVTGRRRPNNGVSAAAPPARITQAGKKSSAGKIFTVVSWIVLIVFAVLWLLPSLWAIKTSLTSNATSAIGAGPILKDWNLTFGSYFTLLSGGDLWNWYLASFITSILTVVFAVLFAAMAAYALSRMRFRGRNLVMLLMIGGILVPGQVLIVPIFQELNVVGLLNTYWAVILPQIPTVIAVFVFKQFFDGIPRDFEESARIDGAGFWRSFVSIILPLSRPVIAAMSIVTFVGTWNNLILPLFVLSNPKLMTIPVGLATVQGSYGQRLSDIQASSILGALPLVILFLIFQRQIVEGVAGSGLKG
- a CDS encoding carbohydrate ABC transporter permease translates to MTAQIETTGVVAPSAGRTRRGAGGTLPGMTRSAWLFLAPFGILYVIFLIWPVIYMIITSFFNTTMVKNGFGSFAGLANYQEMLTKPEFWSALWHTIQFTIYTVPPLVILAFVFAVLANRVRRGQAIFRLAFFVPFILPSAAIALIWNFIFTPATGLWNSFQTLLGDTDPLPVLGTPKLAMIGIAITTVWWTIGFNFVLYLAGLQDIPRELYEAAAVDGATEWQQIRSITIPLLSRTTTLVILLQIVASMKIFDQVYLMTQGGPGIDTQVLLGLVTNTAFTDYRIGAASAASVLLFIVILLVTVLRQVVEMIQQRRAA
- a CDS encoding extracellular solute-binding protein — its product is MVSHTRLTRRGLLRGGLGVAAGLGLAGGLSGCGSAFSAGVAGTELAPGTVTFWNLFGGGDGVRMQAMEDGYRKSPGAAPLQAATFSWGNPYYTKVSLATLGGAPPDVAVSHLTREKNLATGGLLSEITDDMLGLVGLSADDFNAKAWTNQKVDGKSYAIPLDTHPFVLFYNVDVCKKAGLLDADGKLKPIKGTAQWEDALKAAKEVTGHTGASVATVGDTATSWRWFQTLYSQRDGATEWLGDGGQELTYNEELVLDTLDYLRKLTKSGLMPATADYAGSQTMMFTGQSAFYMQGEWEISTAQAVKGLKFGMVPIPTLYDKPAEQADSHTLVLPKMDRTDAQVRRAMGFIKSLLDQSMTWAEGGHIPAYLPTLNSAAYKKLTPQSDYASAADYAVYDAPAWYSGSGSNFENVVGAQIGLVQQGLATPKAALAAARSQLLTYAKTENPL